In Microbacterium sp. SLBN-146, one genomic interval encodes:
- a CDS encoding SDR family oxidoreductase, protein MTILITGANGHLGRHVIARLLARGTAPQNLVAGVRDMSKGDDLAAQGLTVIPLDYTRPDTIAAAMEGVDQVLLISSSEVGRRTAQHQSVIDAASAAGVAKFVYTSAPKATTSDLVLAPEHKATEEAIAAAGLPAVILRNNWYTENYAADLARAAETGIIAASAGEGRVASASRADFADAAAVILMGENHIGQVYELGGDVAWTYAELAQAAGEVLGRDVTYHALSPEEHAAALAAAGLDAGTAGFVVALDAGIRAGALGDTDGTLSRLIGRPTTPLVDGLRALL, encoded by the coding sequence ATGACCATCCTCATCACCGGTGCCAACGGGCACCTCGGCCGCCACGTCATCGCCCGTCTCCTCGCGCGCGGCACCGCACCGCAGAATCTGGTCGCCGGCGTCCGCGACATGTCGAAGGGCGATGATCTCGCGGCGCAGGGCCTCACGGTCATTCCGCTCGACTACACACGACCCGACACGATCGCCGCCGCCATGGAGGGCGTCGACCAGGTGCTCCTCATCTCCAGCTCCGAGGTCGGCCGCCGCACCGCGCAGCATCAGTCCGTCATCGACGCGGCCTCCGCTGCCGGAGTTGCGAAGTTCGTCTACACGAGCGCCCCGAAAGCGACCACGAGTGATCTCGTGCTGGCCCCCGAGCACAAGGCCACGGAAGAGGCGATCGCCGCCGCGGGCCTCCCTGCCGTCATCCTCCGCAACAACTGGTACACGGAGAACTACGCCGCGGACCTCGCGAGGGCGGCGGAGACCGGGATCATCGCCGCGAGCGCGGGCGAAGGGCGCGTGGCGTCCGCCAGCAGAGCCGATTTCGCCGATGCCGCAGCCGTGATCCTGATGGGCGAGAACCACATCGGACAGGTGTACGAGCTCGGCGGCGACGTCGCCTGGACGTACGCGGAACTGGCCCAGGCAGCGGGGGAGGTGCTCGGTCGCGACGTGACGTACCACGCGCTCTCTCCCGAGGAGCACGCCGCCGCTCTCGCGGCCGCAGGGCTCGATGCCGGGACCGCCGGCTTCGTCGTGGCGCTCGATGCCGGCATCCGCGCTGGGGCCCTCGGCGACACCGACGGCACCCTGTCCCGGCTCATCGGGCGGCCGACGACGCCGCTCGTAGACGGACTGCGCGCGCTGCTCTGA
- a CDS encoding helix-turn-helix domain-containing protein: MAVSYAEIRAESPGVFSEGCETRVVLDHVMSKWGVLVLSTLSDGTYRWGELRRDVSGISEKMLASTLKTLSADGLVNRRSFPTVPPHVEYSLTPLGRELMDRMLPLMEWISENAQEMVTRDGR, encoded by the coding sequence ATGGCGGTTAGTTATGCGGAGATCCGAGCCGAAAGTCCCGGAGTTTTTTCCGAGGGATGCGAAACACGTGTCGTTCTCGACCACGTCATGAGCAAGTGGGGTGTGCTCGTCCTCTCGACCCTGTCTGACGGGACGTATCGGTGGGGTGAGTTGCGGCGAGACGTGTCGGGCATCAGCGAGAAGATGCTCGCCTCGACGCTCAAAACCCTGAGCGCCGACGGCCTGGTGAACCGGAGATCCTTCCCCACGGTGCCTCCGCACGTCGAGTACAGCCTGACGCCACTGGGTCGTGAGCTGATGGATCGCATGCTGCCGCTGATGGAGTGGATTTCGGAGAACGCGCAGGAGATGGTGACGCGCGACGGCCGATGA
- a CDS encoding SGNH/GDSL hydrolase family protein has protein sequence MRRSRPLLALIGLVAAALGMSACAPLPAPGPPEGTGPLVAFYGDSYTLGTGASEPAKRWSSIISAERGWREFNPSVNGLGFVNNRRIVGEGDLPDQIIAQNPDIVFITMGLNDNFSFDRGPDRVRAAIRDDFARLHGALPRARFIVVEPFWYTDGRPASVDTIIGWVREEAAAIGADWIPDASRWLDGHYADDLDSWMASDGLHPDDEGYAEMAVRMNDALARLDPPL, from the coding sequence ATGCGTCGCTCTCGTCCTCTCCTCGCGCTGATCGGACTCGTCGCCGCCGCGCTCGGGATGAGTGCGTGCGCGCCTCTTCCCGCGCCGGGGCCTCCCGAGGGTACGGGGCCGCTCGTGGCGTTCTACGGCGATTCGTACACGCTCGGGACAGGGGCGAGTGAGCCCGCGAAGCGGTGGTCGTCGATCATCAGCGCCGAACGGGGATGGCGTGAGTTCAACCCGAGCGTCAACGGACTGGGATTCGTCAACAACCGCCGCATCGTCGGGGAAGGCGACCTTCCGGACCAGATCATCGCGCAGAACCCCGACATCGTCTTCATCACGATGGGACTGAACGACAACTTCAGCTTCGATCGCGGCCCCGACCGCGTGCGCGCCGCGATCCGCGACGACTTCGCCCGGCTTCACGGCGCGCTGCCGCGGGCGCGATTCATCGTCGTCGAACCCTTCTGGTACACCGACGGGCGCCCGGCGTCCGTGGACACGATCATCGGATGGGTCCGCGAAGAAGCCGCCGCGATCGGGGCGGACTGGATTCCGGATGCCAGCCGGTGGCTCGACGGCCACTACGCCGACGACCTCGACAGCTGGATGGCATCCGACGGGCTGCATCCCGACGACGAGGGCTACGCGGAGATGGCCGTGCGGATGAACGACGCGCTCGCACGGCTCGACCCGCCGCTGTGA
- a CDS encoding Ig-like domain-containing protein, whose amino-acid sequence MQAPRSARWRALATIPIIIGLLLPTAPAIAAPLVVEAAAPSVTSVQAALDAGQLPDPLDRGPYSPATIQETKLGLVDLQEPNASGGAPTAGTSAAPESIEIRGALYHPADRSQPSPLVVLVHGNHGSCDVNGNTQILLCTQFKRNEAGYAYLGENLASWGYTVFSVSQDQLMMRQDGTSGRGMHQRRLMIAATLDALTAANAPGGLPVDEHTTIGTTLSGKLDMTRIGLMGHSRGGDAVTSFIDYNRIRTDGPRYPLRGVIALAPVDYERKAPYGTPFMSILPWCDGDVSNLQGARFFERSQYVNGGNPFPSIQVSHLGANHNWYNTVWFADGQDGNSNRDPACGDSRPGNSNNVAPTNHRLSGAASYDPWSYVIDNSDTYNPLVNTKISGDPARMGAQEKLGLATMSAFFRRYVGGEGAFEPYMTGELTTTESHAQVPASACPDITEGDRAIDCADRVSTSYFAPSNERVDLIRPEVENPLTLNAVGGALSGTGFANPYPDNGGVTPRPVPTTGYDWCNPEPDQFTPSYLGMTGRPTGAKACPLPNPDEVGGQASTRESSPINHSYGRQLALAWESGQQATLTAQIPAASSDMSGLKALALNADVNFFDARNPGYTVRTGDQAPVPDVLFNPAASTQDFKIVLTDREGNEASVNAGDPRWGNALHMSTGNRTPATHIVLEQIRVPLSEFAAQGVDITALAQLDLRFGTEGTPASGSIQLADVRFQEAATDAPLILSDGTSLNQGAGFGLPASGPSPVAFLEQTDITPGELSLPDTVANPASNTTWVVDNDRVECPNANFTSIQQAIDFSSPWDTIVICDGVYQERSTPINSARVPVAAGAMNGLTINKPLLIKGTGADKVTIMPDQSIADLAGGTPYLRDGGGNVITVSRQSLGSTDTNEMFVDISGVTITSGSTWAEAGIAYLNTAGRISESVIGPLRTATTPEEAAAHPHGWGVIKTNFLQGAGNGTVESELTVANSVVSGYQAGGILFDGARGADDSESILTRAGIKHHGYVTDTVVAGSPSTLYTQVGVRYSAGVDGFVGSSRITGNGFAAAPTSAVGVELRDSGVVEVRDSVVTGNGVAVANRDITGTAPRTDQPVTVRASLVDGLSQDGSTITVLDPAAVEPAGVPSAVGAIVDAAPMGQVVEPEDGIEIESGTTLAPIVRAKDDFAVRSVTLLANGEEVGTSGTSPYAFSWTATDAQKGTTVALTAVVVDAAGQATTTEPVTVKVAADPEPEEPGTEEPGTEEPVLTLSTDVVQAGDSLTVSGIRFEASTALRVELHSTPVVLRGGGDGCRGRLQHRGDHPGIDDRGRTHDPRLRRRSRDRTGGSDRHSRARLAARCHGWCAVDDGHRDRSAAPDRGCRDHRPAPTDAGGAHALIETPMGWGTSVLHPIGVPGPGRFCGRSTWFDLSPLIGGKKRIPE is encoded by the coding sequence GTGCAGGCACCCAGGTCCGCGCGCTGGCGCGCGCTCGCCACCATCCCGATCATCATCGGACTGCTCCTTCCCACCGCACCCGCCATCGCCGCGCCCCTCGTGGTCGAGGCGGCGGCACCGTCTGTCACTTCGGTGCAGGCCGCGCTCGACGCAGGGCAGCTCCCCGATCCGCTCGACCGGGGGCCGTACAGCCCCGCCACGATCCAGGAGACGAAGCTCGGTCTCGTCGACCTGCAGGAGCCGAACGCCTCGGGCGGAGCCCCCACGGCGGGAACCTCCGCAGCACCTGAATCGATCGAGATTCGCGGCGCCCTCTACCACCCGGCCGATCGCAGCCAGCCCTCGCCGCTCGTCGTCCTCGTGCACGGCAACCACGGCTCGTGCGACGTGAACGGCAACACGCAGATCCTCCTGTGCACGCAGTTCAAGCGCAACGAGGCGGGATACGCCTACCTCGGCGAGAACCTCGCGAGCTGGGGGTACACCGTCTTCTCGGTGTCGCAGGACCAGCTCATGATGCGTCAGGACGGCACCTCCGGCCGCGGCATGCACCAGCGCCGCCTCATGATCGCCGCCACGCTCGACGCCCTCACAGCGGCGAACGCGCCCGGCGGCCTCCCCGTCGACGAGCACACCACGATCGGCACGACGCTCTCCGGCAAGCTCGACATGACGCGCATCGGGCTCATGGGCCACTCGCGCGGCGGCGACGCCGTGACGAGCTTCATCGACTACAACCGCATCCGCACGGACGGGCCGCGCTACCCCCTGCGCGGCGTCATCGCGCTCGCGCCCGTCGACTACGAGCGGAAGGCGCCGTACGGCACCCCGTTCATGTCGATCCTCCCGTGGTGCGACGGCGACGTCTCCAACCTCCAAGGTGCGCGCTTCTTCGAGCGCAGCCAGTACGTCAACGGCGGCAACCCCTTCCCCTCGATCCAGGTCTCGCACCTCGGCGCCAACCACAACTGGTACAACACGGTGTGGTTCGCGGACGGTCAGGACGGCAACTCCAACCGCGACCCCGCCTGCGGCGACTCGCGTCCCGGAAACAGCAACAACGTCGCCCCCACCAACCACCGTCTGAGCGGGGCGGCGAGCTACGACCCCTGGTCGTACGTCATCGACAACAGCGACACCTACAACCCCCTCGTGAACACGAAGATCTCGGGCGACCCCGCTCGTATGGGTGCACAGGAGAAGCTCGGTCTCGCGACGATGTCCGCCTTCTTCCGCCGCTATGTCGGTGGCGAGGGAGCCTTCGAGCCCTACATGACGGGTGAGCTGACGACGACCGAGTCGCACGCGCAGGTGCCCGCCTCGGCGTGCCCCGACATCACCGAGGGCGACCGCGCGATCGACTGCGCCGACCGCGTCTCGACGTCGTACTTCGCTCCTTCGAACGAGCGGGTCGACCTCATCCGCCCCGAGGTCGAGAACCCGCTGACGCTCAACGCGGTCGGCGGCGCGCTCTCGGGCACCGGCTTCGCCAACCCCTACCCCGACAACGGCGGCGTGACCCCGCGTCCGGTTCCCACGACGGGATACGACTGGTGCAACCCCGAGCCCGACCAGTTCACCCCGAGCTACCTCGGGATGACGGGCCGCCCGACCGGAGCGAAGGCGTGCCCGCTGCCCAACCCCGACGAGGTCGGCGGCCAGGCGTCGACGCGTGAGAGCTCGCCCATCAACCACTCCTACGGACGCCAGCTGGCGCTCGCCTGGGAGTCGGGCCAGCAGGCGACGCTCACGGCGCAGATCCCCGCGGCATCCAGCGACATGAGCGGACTGAAGGCGCTCGCACTCAACGCCGACGTGAACTTCTTCGACGCGCGGAACCCCGGCTACACGGTGCGCACGGGTGACCAGGCTCCTGTGCCCGATGTGCTGTTCAACCCCGCGGCATCCACTCAGGACTTCAAGATCGTCTTGACGGACCGCGAGGGCAACGAGGCGTCGGTCAACGCGGGCGACCCCCGCTGGGGCAACGCATTGCACATGTCGACGGGCAACCGCACGCCGGCGACGCACATCGTGCTCGAGCAGATCCGCGTGCCGCTGAGCGAGTTCGCCGCGCAGGGCGTCGACATCACGGCGCTCGCGCAGCTCGACCTGCGCTTCGGCACCGAGGGCACTCCCGCCTCCGGCTCGATCCAGCTGGCCGACGTGCGTTTCCAGGAAGCGGCCACGGACGCGCCGCTCATCCTCTCGGATGGGACGAGCCTCAACCAGGGCGCGGGCTTCGGCCTTCCCGCCTCGGGTCCGAGCCCCGTCGCGTTCCTCGAGCAGACGGATATCACCCCCGGTGAGCTGTCGCTGCCCGACACCGTCGCCAACCCCGCCTCGAACACGACATGGGTCGTCGACAACGACCGCGTCGAGTGCCCCAACGCGAACTTCACGTCCATCCAGCAGGCGATCGACTTCTCATCGCCGTGGGACACGATCGTGATCTGCGATGGCGTGTACCAGGAGCGTTCGACGCCGATCAACAGCGCCCGCGTGCCGGTCGCGGCCGGTGCCATGAACGGTCTGACGATCAACAAGCCGCTCCTCATCAAGGGAACCGGCGCCGACAAGGTGACGATCATGCCCGATCAGAGCATCGCCGACCTCGCAGGTGGGACCCCGTACCTGCGTGACGGTGGCGGCAACGTCATCACCGTGTCGCGTCAGTCGCTCGGGTCGACCGACACCAACGAGATGTTCGTCGACATCTCCGGTGTCACGATCACGTCGGGCTCGACGTGGGCCGAGGCGGGCATCGCCTACCTCAACACGGCCGGCCGCATCTCGGAGAGCGTCATCGGGCCGCTGCGCACCGCGACGACTCCGGAAGAGGCCGCTGCCCACCCGCACGGCTGGGGCGTCATCAAGACGAACTTCCTCCAGGGCGCGGGCAACGGCACCGTGGAGTCCGAGCTCACGGTCGCGAACAGCGTCGTCAGCGGATACCAAGCGGGTGGCATCCTGTTCGACGGCGCTCGCGGTGCCGACGACAGCGAGTCGATCCTCACGCGCGCCGGCATCAAGCACCACGGTTACGTCACGGACACGGTCGTCGCCGGATCGCCCAGCACCCTGTACACCCAGGTGGGCGTGCGGTACTCGGCGGGTGTGGACGGATTCGTCGGATCGAGCCGCATCACGGGCAACGGGTTCGCGGCGGCTCCGACCTCCGCGGTCGGCGTCGAGCTGCGCGACTCGGGTGTCGTCGAGGTGCGCGACTCGGTCGTGACTGGAAACGGAGTCGCTGTCGCGAACCGCGACATCACGGGAACCGCGCCGCGCACCGACCAGCCGGTGACGGTGCGGGCGAGCCTCGTCGACGGGCTGTCGCAGGACGGCTCGACGATCACGGTGCTCGACCCGGCCGCCGTCGAACCGGCCGGTGTCCCCTCGGCCGTCGGCGCCATCGTGGACGCGGCTCCCATGGGCCAGGTCGTCGAGCCGGAAGATGGTATCGAGATCGAGTCCGGCACGACGCTCGCACCGATCGTGCGGGCGAAGGACGACTTCGCCGTCCGCTCCGTCACGCTTCTCGCCAACGGCGAAGAGGTCGGCACGAGCGGCACCTCGCCCTACGCCTTCTCGTGGACGGCGACGGACGCGCAGAAGGGCACGACGGTGGCGCTCACGGCGGTCGTCGTGGATGCCGCCGGTCAGGCGACGACGACGGAGCCGGTCACGGTGAAGGTCGCGGCAGATCCCGAGCCCGAGGAGCCGGGCACGGAAGAACCGGGCACGGAAGAGCCGGTGCTGACGCTCTCGACCGACGTCGTGCAGGCGGGTGACTCGCTCACGGTGAGCGGTATCCGGTTCGAGGCGAGCACGGCCCTCCGGGTCGAGCTGCACTCCACTCCGGTGGTGCTGCGGGGAGGCGGTGACGGATGCCGCGGGCGCCTTCAGCACCGAGGTGACCATCCCGGCATCGACGACCGCGGGCGCACACACGATCCGCGTCTTCGACGGCGGAGTCGAGATCGCACGGGTGGATCTGACCGTCACAGCCGTGCCCGGCTCGCCGCTCGCTGTCACGGGTGGTGTGCTGTGGACGACGGGCATCGTGATCGGAGCGCTGCTCCTGATCGTGGGTGCCGCGATCATCGTCCTGCGCCGACGGATGCAGGCGGTGCGCACGCACTGATCGAGACGCCGATGGGGTGGGGGACGAGTGTCCTCCACCCCATCGGCGTTCCCGGACCCGGCCGCTTCTGCGGACGATCGACCTGGTTCGATTTATCACCGTTGATCGGCGGAAAGAAAAGGATCCCGGAGTGA